The stretch of DNA CAATATAATGGATAGAGAACATGTACATTTCCGATTAAACAGAGGACAAAAGATGGAAATAATATCAAAGAAACCAtctaatcaattttatttaatgaaGATCAATAGTGTTGAATAAGCAAAAAGAATCAAGGCAGCATCAAAATTATGCAAGTTGtggaaaaattaagaaaatcaGATTACAAGTCACAATCACAATCACAGTATTCTACATTTCCCAAAAACAGATTGCTGGATTACCATGTTGCATGATCCTTccaaaatactataaaaaagtTAGGAAAGATTCCGAGAGTGAACATGTTCTCCCTAATACTGTAAATTGTTGGAAATTATATCTATATACACGTAGgataattacacttgaatgaAAGGCAAACGggcaacaagctgcgccgctaatCCTTAAATGATCGCAAAATTGTTGGAAATTGCAACCAAATTGTGGAGACcaattttaattaaacaaaaaaaatgaaatactaTTTTGTTTggattccattttttttttaatgatcgCAAAACACAGTTTAAGGGAAACTCCAATAATCGGAGAAACCGATAAACAATATACTCGTAAGATTGTCACGGTGCTGATGGTCAATCACCAGAAAATGGAGTAGCTTCAACTATCATAGTAAGGATTTTTAGCTTGCTGTTATTTTGGTGAATGAGAATTAAACATTTTATCTTAGTAACAAAAATGTAAGTGCAGCTCTGAGATGACTGTGTACAAGAATTTCAATTAGGGAAAatatcaaacaaaatttaagctccaaaaaatgaataagtgtGGGAAATTATCTATCAATTAATCGAGTAATGAATAAGCGGCGATACAAATCATGCAAACAAATTGGTAGAAAAAGTGTAATTGAAAAGTGAAAAGTAGAATCCGTAACAGATACTTTGATTTAACTAGAGATTCAATTAGGGATTGTACAAAATACAACGATCGATAATAAGAGAGATAGAAATGGAAACCTTGGTTTTCGTCGGCGGGaggcggtggtggtggtgattgcGTTGCCATGTGCAGCAGAAGCTACTGGGATGAGATTGGAGTGAAGTGTGTGATTTTGGTGAACAAAACAccaaaaaaatgagagataaagagagagagaatttgGGTTTTATTTGCACTTCCCCTTCTCCTCCAAgtatatcatcatcatcatcattttgttgttttgtttgttctACTTGGGCTTCCTTCCAAATACGccaaacaaataattaatactTTCCGCCGGAATAtagattaaatacatcaattttttataaatcatGTGTTATGTTTCTCTATGGGTcagtttgatctgcaaaatataaataccgGACACAACAGCACAAGACAAATGTTTAAGGTatttgaacaaactttgtgttgtaggATGTTTGgtagacaaaaggttattttggtattttaggcaaaggacaaaaagttgtcacgTGGTTCAgtggggacaagaatttcaagttttgtcctctcccttggcccccagtttgtccagtaccaggaacagttttaaaatcaaacacagtacaacagaAGTTGTcttgtccagtcccttattttttagcagatcaaacacaccctatatatcaattttttcataaCAATTATAATAATCTCTTTTGAAGGCTTATGTcaacttaaattaaaaaaaataaatcacactAATCATTTAAAAGTCATACAATTCAAGAGATTTAGATAAAATGATTCACGTCTTTTTTAGTTTAATCAAAATTTTGGATTTGGTCTCATATGGCTCGAGAGATtagtctatatatataattaattgtgaTGATTcgttaaattattttacaccttagtctttttttttggtacaaatgctaaagaaagaaacaaaaacaagaaccgagcaaaaaggaaaaaaagaaaactagTGACGATTAAAAGATACAAAAAGTTGGCACATTCGTTATCTTCTTTCAATGTATGATTAAAGAAATCTTCCAAGAAAGTGAATAGAGCTTAACATCAACAATAAGATCTAAGGCTGTCTGAGAATATGATCCCATGATGACACAAATTGGTTGCCAATATCCCACACCAATTGAAGACCTCTCAAAATATCTGAAAGTTCTGCCAATAAGTTCGAAATCGAAACTCTACCACACGATTCAGAAAAACCATGAAGCCAATTACCCTTATCGTTTATCAAAATACCTCCTAAACCTGATTACCAGGATTGCCAAAAGAAGAGCCATCTACATTGATTTTAATAAAGCTTTCCGGAGGAGGATTCCAATAGATATGACGCGTCACACAATGTTTATTAATGGGGCCAAGAGTACAAACTATGGAAGAATGATAAGAGACTATGCTATTGATGGAAGCCAAAATATCATTGCTTAACATATCAAAATCTTATAATTAGTCTGAAAAGGAATAATGTGtggttaattaattacattGTATATACAAATAATATAGCATAATTTAGTAGTGCAAATAATTCAATTTCATCCCCAAAAAACTACTACCACCTTGACATCATGACCATTTCTTTATCAATTATTCTTTTTACCTAGCTTTTCTAGAGCTACATTAAAACACAGTGTTTTTCATCATTAATCATCAAAGACATCTAGAAGGAGCTCAAGTGACTTGGTTTTTCTGTTCCGAACTCTACCTGCTTCCTTCAACAACACATCCAACCTTCTTTTCTCATCAACAACATCAAAGTGTGCTGTCCCAAGTTTTTCCTCCCTCACAACAACAATGTACTCCATAATATCAATTGCATCATTCACCCTGAAAATACAATATTATAATGCATGAATGTTAGTTAGTACATCAACTCATAACAAAAGATGAAAGAAACGATAAAGCGGTGTTTTGTTACGAAGTTTGGCCAAGTATGCCTATGTCTCTAACTACAAAGTAACTACATTTCTGCTTATTGATTGTAAATGAATTAAGAGTTCGAAAAATGTTATGCGAACACAAAGTAACAGACAAAAATACGACAACATGCACCGTTTgacttttttattaattttctgaGTTGCCTCGATGTGCGTGCATAGAGTGGATGACATACATGTCGTATTTTTGTCTGCAAAATGTGATGTTCCAATAACAACCCTCTTAGAGTTTACTGCGTTAGTACAAGTCATATATGGTCAAGATTACAAGAATAACCTTGAACTgcgtaacaaaaaataaaaaagacaataaaaaaatatagaatgttTACCTGCCAAGTGCATCATATGTGCCAGCCAGATTGCTATATACCCCAATAGTTTCAGGGTGATACGGACCATACTCTTGTTCCAGAACAATCTTGGCTTCTTCAAATAATTTTGCAGCCTCGGTTAACTCGCAGAGCTCCACACAACAAAGACCCATTTGATTAAGAACAATACCAAAGTAAGCCGATTTTTTGTCTCCCGTGGCACGAAGCTTTGAGATGGCATTCTTAAAAGCATTGTAAGATTCAGTTTGGTTTCCCAATACATAGTATATGACTCCCATTTGAGCTTCAATTCCTGCTATTGTGTTTTGCTGACCAGGAGCATCATTATGTATCTCTAGTGCCTTATGCAGTAACTTGAGTGCTTGTTCAAGCTCATTCATCGACTCATAAATAGCTGCAACATTCACAAAACCACTGGCAATCTCGTCAGAAGGGACACCAGACATGGGATTTTCATAGATTTTAAGTGCATTTTCACAATATGATTTTGATTCCTTTATTTTCCATGTCCTAGTATACAACTCAGCCAAGCGTACATAGACCGATCCAACCGCAGGATGATTCTCTCCTTTGTGAGTCTTGAAAACCGCTAACGCCTTTTTATATGCCAAGATGGCCTCATCGTATCGAGCCAACGATAGGAATGTGTCTCCAATGCTGCAATCAACGGACGCTACTTCAACCTCTTGGCCATTTGATACCATTGCCATGCTTGCTAAAACAAGGTGTTCCAATGCTGCTTCATGATTTCCATTAGTTTCACATATAAGTCCCATTAACCTTCTATCCGCCGCTTCTTCAAGAGTAGAGGGTGAACCATTTTCTCTGTGAATATCAAGAGCCACTTGACACAACCTTTCTGCCTCATCAAATTGCAATGCTTGAAAATTAGCTTCTGCCACATACCTACAAGTTTCACCAACTCTTGGGTCTATTTCTCCCAAAACTAGTTTTTGTACTTCCAACCCTTTATTGTAACATATAATTGATTTCTCAAGCTGGCCTAACATGGCATATGTGTCTCCAAGCTGCATGTGACTGGCGAATTTAGCAATGGCGTGTTGTTGACCTTCCTCGACCATAGGAATCTCAACCGATCGCTCTAGAATTGGAATTGCCTCATTGTAATCCCCCAAACTGCAATATATTGCTGCAGTAACATGTAAACACATTACCAAATCCAAACTCGGTTTCCCATTCGCAGATTTCTCAAACATTTTCATCGCTTGAAGGGAATATTCAAGCGCTTTCTGCGTATTCTCTCCTAACGAAATCAAGTCCCTCGCTTGTTTTAGTAAAAATGGTCCTAGCTCAGGATTATCAAATGTTGGCGTTTCTTTGGAATCTTTGGAATTCTCTACTCGGCTTTGTGACCTTGATCTTACAATAGAACCGCTCTTAGGTTTTGTCGCATTAGTAGTAACcgttgtattttgttttctcaaattattgttGTCATTCTTCTTTTCAATAGGAGGTTTTGTATGAGAACTTTTTCCCTTAGCTCTTGATTTTGTTGGTGTTTCACTGCTAGAATCCTTCTCCATCTTTTTCTCCATTTCAAAATCTGCATTCCTCAATTTTACTTCATCAAGATAGCTAAAATCTGAATCAGTTAAAGACCAATCACTATCAGATCCAAAGCTTTGACTCGAGCGTGATCGACAATGAAAACTTTTTACGTCACGCCTCTCCACACTTTGTGGACTAAAAGGTTTTCTTGGTGAATTGGTTTGGTTTAAGATTTTCTTAGATGGAGAAGGATTCTCAAgctcattcattttttttccttcaattgtAACAATACCTGGCATCTTTGATTTTATAGAAATCAAAGAACCTACAAAAATACATTATAATTAAGAATCTACAAAATAAAAGCTCCCAAAATCacataacattaaattgatgcaAATGTTTCAAATCATtgattaattaatgtattttgcAAGATGCTTTAGAAAATGAACAAGTTGTTCAtgattaattgaaaaataacacaaatacATAATCAAGGATGTAACAATGTGTATATATGTTTCATTTTGTTGTATCATTGTATTGAGATTGAAATGCATGGATCAAAAGACAATGTGGATTGaaacaagataaataaatgagaagaaATACCTTAACAACAATGAACACCAAGCCAAGCCAGAGAtaggaaaagaagaaaatgtgaaataagaaaaaaagattgaaattaaaataaaattaaagaaaattctataatataaaaataaaagtttttctttgtttggttTTGCAGAGTTGGAATTGGAATGGAACTTGTTTCCAAACCAACTCAACTGCGCGCAAAATGTAACGGTTATGgtcctttcctttttcatttcTTCCTCTAACCAATGTTCCAATGAATGCCACATGGCTTTTTcacttattttttcttattgtatatattttttttatatatataaaatctttctcacattattttaaggaaaatacACCCAAAAGAGATAGAATATAGGAAAATACTAATATATACTCTAAGGTCAGTGTAACATATGACTTCATGGATGTTCACCTGCTTAGCCAAAGTAAGGTCGTGGTGGATAGCTTGAAGCTCGGCAAAAAGATTTTTAATGTGATCCAATATGTGACattgaataattttattataattacaaatgtcattttatattatcAAATGGTTGAActgataattttattaaatatttcaaCTTACAATCGCTgtttttaccaaacaaatcCAAGATGGTGCCTACTATGGAGATTACTTACCAAGAGCGCTCTCTACATATATCccacatatttttaatatttaaatatcaaATGGTATAAGTTTATTAATAAGAcctatttaataatttatttttaaaaaaatattgagttgaagtgattgaattttattaagtactatcaataaaaaaactataaatgaGTAATGGATGCTAGAAGAGTACAAATCCTGCGAGGAAAGGTAcaaatttaagaaaacaaaaaatgatttttaagttaaaaaagAATGACGGCTGTGGGATTTGAACCCACGCCCTTTCGGACCAGAGCCTAAATCTGGCGCCTTAGACCACTCGGCCAAACCGTCTTATTGTGTTCTTTGTTGagcatttaaaatatataaacgcTACCTTTCTCAAAATTAAACATACCACCTTTCTGTATATTACTTCCGCCGAAATTTTCCTCAAAATATATAAAGCCATAAAAGGTAGTTAAAtcttaaagtaaaaatcaatattagTCCCTATAATTAGCAATGCTCAATTTAATCCCTAGAAAAATAATCTGaaataagttaatttttatttttcattgtaTGCAAACTCTCTTTGGTTAAGAAGTATACACACTTATTAGCCGTACAAAGAAACATGAGACATAGAAATTATCTTTCCTTCAACTTTCTTTCCAAGTTAGTCCaagttcattcattgatttgcataattttctttccttccatCGTACCAAACGGACCTTAAGAGTGGAATTTCTAGCTACTAtgctacttaacaaaaaaaagctCCGTAAGCAAGAAGTTAATAGAAATAGAACCACACTAGTTCTTCTTAGGATTGATATAATACAATTACAATTATAGTCAGATTATTACAATCATATTCCTAAGCCTCCTCTCAAGAAGTGAAATTATTATCAGCATTATTACATTTTGGTAAGAATTTAACAAGTACATTATTTGGACTTGGTTTGTAGGTAGAGAAAAATTCTGGATCCTGCTCAAGTGAATCAGTATATCTCTCCAAAATTGATACTATCTCAGTAAAATGTGGCCTTTTATTAGGATTGCTTGACCAACACCTCTTGATCAGATTAGTAAATGCCAATGGACAATCAGATGGTAATGGAGGCCTTGCATTCTGCACaaatatacaaacatacatGATATTTATTAATTACGATTTGCGTTCAAATTTACATttcaaaattgtgattaatgaCGTTCAAAATCGTGGTTAATTGTGTTCAACTGATGATTAACGAGCTACGACACCTAGTTATATCAAATGAACCATCCATTGAACGCGATTAAACATGTATTTGAACTTCATTAACCACCGACTGAACATGATTAAGCATATATTTAAATTGTATTAATCGTCTAAATTATTGTCGAAATTTGTTGTCAAGGTCCAAATAATACCTTGTGAGTTACTGCATATGCTGCTTGTTCCGGTGTCATGTTATCAAATGGTGTGAGTCCTGTTATTAGTTCCCATAGAACTATGGCAAAACTATAGACATCTACTTTTTTCGTATGCCGTTTTTCTCTGATCATTTCAGGCGCCATCCAACGGTAAGTTCCGGTGAATCCTTTCGCGCTGCCGGCTTGAGATTCTAAACATGAGATACCAAAATCTGCCACTTTTACACACATTTCTTCATCCAGTAACAGATTTTCTGATTTGAGATCCCTATGAAGTATTCCTTGAGAATGAAGATATTGCATTCCCCTTGCTATGTCAAGGGCTAATTCAAGAACTAGTTTGAGAGGAACTGAATGTGGTCCTTTTTGTTGCAAGTATTTTCTCAATGAGCCTCCAGCCATATATTCAGTGATTATACAGAACACTGGTGGTTTCTTGCAAGCTCCAACAAACTATAATGATCAATCAAATTGTTAATAACTTCAAAAACATGCTTCACTTCTATATTATTTAGCAATTACAAACTCATCAagtgaaacattttttttaagtagccttagtggctaaaaattttgctcttaagatgaataaatgggggtgtccggggttcgaacactgacccctgcatatataatgcgatgtccctaccaactgagctatgctTACAGGGACATCAAATGAAGCATTCTATTCTCTTTAATAAACAACTCTGGTTTCAAACATCAACTGTATATGTATATCACTGATGACCATTTTTCAATTGCTTTAGAGAGGATTCAAATTTTATGTCAAATTCTTATCACTGAACTAATAGCTCGCGAACTTTGGAAGAGAACGAGTTCACCAACTAAAATACATCTCTTACAGTACTAGATCAGTAGCAACATCCATAACacacaaaaatcacaattttttacttTGCATGAGAAGGATAACTTAAATCAAAGATGAATCAAGGAGTAGTAGCAAGGTTACTCAGTAGGAACATATCCGAAAAAACATCTAGGGATCGAAGCGTCAGACATATAAATTTAATAGTGTCCCTTAAACACTACATGAAAGTGCTAAATTGCTTAAGAccacatgttaaaaaaaaaggaccTTAGTAGGTATCAAAGAATCATTCAAAACAAATAGTATAGTATATACAATAGTATAGTGTATACAATAAAAGGACAAAAAATACTGAGGATCATCAAAGTCAAGATCATAGTTCTAAATTGCAGTATGTAACCACAATTGCGGCCCTACGGCCGCATTTGCCTGTGATTTGCCATAATATCAAAGTTCATAACCACGAACCCAACCACAATTTCAACCTATGGTCATTAGTAACTATTTTctatatagaaatagaaataaatcAAATGATTGAAGAAACAGAACTTACAGCAATGATATTCGGATGGCGCAACCGAAACAACAAAGCAACTTCAGAAGTGAAGTGTTTCTCAAGCAAAGCAGCCaattcttcatcttcctcagGTTGACTAACAAGCTTAATAGCCACATCCAAATTCTTATAGATACCTCTATAGATCCTGCTATGTCTCCCAGAATCAAATTTAGAACCAATGAATAACTGAGACATATCAGCATTccaatcatcttcttcatttccCTTTATAGCTGCTCCAGAAGAAACTACATACTTAGACCATGAAACTGCTCTCTTATATTCCCCTAATGAAAGTCTTCTCCCTGATCTCACATTGTTAGAAAATTCTTTCAACCAATACAAATTCTTCATGCtttcaaatttaatattttcaacCAAATTTCCAAAACTAGagtaaatattttaaacaaaaatgcATCATTTGCATGGTATATAACtagttagaaaataaaaagaaaccaTGTCATTATGTTATTTTGTAAATGTGTAAACaagaattatattattatagtaGTAGTTGTTTTCATAATTAGGAAAGCACATAACTAATGATATCAGAATGGTCTTAATGTTGTTGAGAAGTGAAAGGGCAAAGTTGCAAAAAGCTGGCTCTTGCCACCTCTTTGAAATAACACTGACAGTACTTCTCTACGTCCCCAACGTGCGAAGTTATACTTATGAGGAGACAAACTGGGTCTACTTGATCATGACCCTTATCTTACTTACTTTCTTcactcaaaatatatatatatatatatgtcctatagtttctatataatataaaattatcatCTTTTAAAGTTTAACTTTGGTAAAGATTTTTAGTCATTTGTACAAGCACAAATTCTTAAATATATGATGATTATTGATTTTGAAACCACTCTTTGCTAATTTTTATGACTGTTCTGAATAGAAACTCCGAGTATGAGCAGGACTTACGATGATGGTGAATCGATGAAAGACATGTTTCGTGAATAAATGTGAAGGCCGAAATCTGGTGTAGATGTAAGAGGGAAGTGTACATGCAAACACTCCGAACATCCTTGAAGTGACCGAGAGATGTTAGAAATAAGACATACTTTATAAGATTTTAGTGTGACAATCGATGTACGTAGTCTTGGGTTTGGGCTTGGGCTAACCTAAAATTCCCGAACAATtactattttcaaattttcaattctttttcttttctaaaataaCCTTGGTTATTGCATAACTTTTACAAACTAGCAACTTAtattatgataaaaatataGATTAATCGATCTTCTTGTTGGGCCGCGAGGGGGAGTCTCACTGAGTTGGATCAAAACATTGGACTAAGAGCAACCATACAAGTGACTCTACTACACTTTcacctaaaattttaaaacgtTATACCACTGTCAGGGGAAGTCTCATTTGGTGGAATCAATACATTGGACTAAGAGCAACCATACAACTGACTCAAACACTAGACTTTCCTcaaaaaccttaagacattaagTTTACAAGTGCTCTCACATATATTTTACTCAACGTCAACTCTTCCAACCAATGAGAGACTTAACTCACAATTGATATATCTCAACACTTTTCTAAACTACAAAGttgaaataatataaattactaTGATAAATTAATATTGTCAAATTCTTATAACTTTAAAGTGAAATGTATACTCCTTTAATTCGGACCTGGTTCTCCTGTTATCCAAATTACACGCAGTATCATGCTGTTTTCAATCATAGTCATTGGTTTGAGATCAGACGGTTCATATTACACATCAACTATAACACAGTCCAACAATTTTAGCCattgatcaagatcagacaACTCACAACGCAGTTACCACGTCAAATCCGATTCCCTTTAATTCAACCTTTATCTTTTTGTGGTGAATGATTGCACTTATTGGAGAGTAGTGGAGTAGATTATTGGAAGTGGTGTtggtttaacatttttctttctattgTACTACATGTACCTGTTAGGACTCAAGAGGGTCAGGGGTGTGTGTTAGATCAAACTCAAATTATCCCAAATCATAAAGAGAGAAAAGCTCATAACCATAAACTTTGTCTGAGTTGTCTTCACTTTGACCACCATCAGGTGTGCCCCTCACAGGGAACTTCAATTTAAGGCCAATATTTATTATGCTACTATTTCAATGTGTGGCTGGCAATCCAATTATTGATTGGACACAAGACACTAATTATTGTTTGAAACCAGGTAGGGGTAGTTTCGTCACATTACTTGTGGACCATATATACTTTAGACTTAGCTGTGTTGAAAATGGACAAGCTCAcaagcataacaaacaaaacaaacggTCCTCTTCCGTATACGGTCTTGTCTTTGTCAAATTGTCACTCACTTCCCttccttattttaattcaactCTCATGTTTCCATCACAAACTTCTTTTATTAATTACTCACtaaccatgttttttttttccatattaTGTACGGTTTCATTAAATTTGTGTTTCTATTgctatttaatttttgaaaaaaattgctTGGTTCCTAAGTTATAGAGTATGTTATTTTACATGGCTTATGAATAACTTATGATGCAAGTTAcaagacaaaattattttagaattagaTTTTATTGCTACTAATAATCATATAGTTATGCATAATTTTCAACTTTTCATGTTATGTTTCTTTGGGTGGTCAGATTTGTCACTTTTGTTGTCGAAATTGAACCGTTTCTTTTCATCATACTATTTATCAAGATAATAAATGTGCAGATTGATTAACTAAATATAATGTCTCTTCTGAGAAAGTTTTCGTCTTGtttaatttctatttcaaaCTTTACACTATTTCTTGTCAATGTCTTGAAGTTGTTTGTGTGAGATcgtaattttgttttctttttgtctttttccattttgataaaaaaaacgaTTTACTAGGTAAGAGTACTAAATT from Trifolium pratense cultivar HEN17-A07 linkage group LG5, ARS_RC_1.1, whole genome shotgun sequence encodes:
- the LOC123885473 gene encoding protein KINESIN LIGHT CHAIN-RELATED 3-like, which gives rise to MPGIVTIEGKKMNELENPSPSKKILNQTNSPRKPFSPQSVERRDVKSFHCRSRSSQSFGSDSDWSLTDSDFSYLDEVKLRNADFEMEKKMEKDSSSETPTKSRAKGKSSHTKPPIEKKNDNNNLRKQNTTVTTNATKPKSGSIVRSRSQSRVENSKDSKETPTFDNPELGPFLLKQARDLISLGENTQKALEYSLQAMKMFEKSANGKPSLDLVMCLHVTAAIYCSLGDYNEAIPILERSVEIPMVEEGQQHAIAKFASHMQLGDTYAMLGQLEKSIICYNKGLEVQKLVLGEIDPRVGETCRYVAEANFQALQFDEAERLCQVALDIHRENGSPSTLEEAADRRLMGLICETNGNHEAALEHLVLASMAMVSNGQEVEVASVDCSIGDTFLSLARYDEAILAYKKALAVFKTHKGENHPAVGSVYVRLAELYTRTWKIKESKSYCENALKIYENPMSGVPSDEIASGFVNVAAIYESMNELEQALKLLHKALEIHNDAPGQQNTIAGIEAQMGVIYYVLGNQTESYNAFKNAISKLRATGDKKSAYFGIVLNQMGLCCVELCELTEAAKLFEEAKIVLEQEYGPYHPETIGVYSNLAGTYDALGRVNDAIDIMEYIVVVREEKLGTAHFDVVDEKRRLDVLLKEAGRVRNRKTKSLELLLDVFDD
- the LOC123887546 gene encoding serine/threonine/tyrosine-protein kinase HT1-like — translated: MKNLYWLKEFSNNVRSGRRLSLGEYKRAVSWSKYVVSSGAAIKGNEEDDWNADMSQLFIGSKFDSGRHSRIYRGIYKNLDVAIKLVSQPEEDEELAALLEKHFTSEVALLFRLRHPNIIAFVGACKKPPVFCIITEYMAGGSLRKYLQQKGPHSVPLKLVLELALDIARGMQYLHSQGILHRDLKSENLLLDEEMCVKVADFGISCLESQAGSAKGFTGTYRWMAPEMIREKRHTKKVDVYSFAIVLWELITGLTPFDNMTPEQAAYAVTHKNARPPLPSDCPLAFTNLIKRCWSSNPNKRPHFTEIVSILERYTDSLEQDPEFFSTYKPSPNNVLVKFLPKCNNADNNFTS